A region from the Accipiter gentilis unplaced genomic scaffold, bAccGen1.1, whole genome shotgun sequence genome encodes:
- the LOC126036715 gene encoding uncharacterized protein LOC126036715 — translation MTGEQPPGLPMGGVEGGGGGAHRPSGLPSGTGYQVYPVGMGHQVYPVGTGQQVYLVGMGHQVYPEELDTRSTQWELAIRSTHGNGTPGLASGNRPPGLPTATGHQVYPVGTGHQVYPQQLGTRSGQWELATRSTQWEPATRSTQWELAIRSTHGNGTPGLASGNRPPGLPTATGHQVYPVGTGHQVYPVGTSHQVYPVGTGHQVYPW, via the exons atgaCCGGCGAGCAGCCACCAGGTCTACCCATGGGGGGcgttgaaggggggggggggggcgcacacCGGCCATCAGGTCTACCCAGTGGAACTGGGTACCAGGTCTACCCAGTGGGAATGGGACATCAGGTCTACCCAGTAGGAACGGGCCAGCAGGTCTACCTAGTGGGAATGGGACATCAGGTCTACCCAGAGGAACTGGACACCAGGTCTACCCAGTGGGAACTGGCCATCAGGTCTACCCATGGTAACGGGACACCAGGTCTGGCCAGTGGGAACCGGCCACCAGGTCTACCCACAGCAACTGGGCACCAGGTCTACCCAGTGGGAACTGGCCACCAGGTCTACCCACAGCAACTGGGCACCAG GTCTGGCCAGTGGGAACTGGCCACCAGGTCTACCCAGTGGGAACCAGCCACCAGGTCTACCCAGTGGGAACTGGCCATCAGGTCTACCCATGGTAACGGGACACCAGGTCTGGCCAGTGGGAACCGGCCACCAGGTCTACCCACAGCAACTGGGCACCAGGTCTACCCAGTGGGAACTGGCCATCAGGTCTACCCAGTGGGAACCAGCCACCAGGTCTACCCAGTGGGAACTGGCCATCAGGTCTACCCATGGTAA